A genomic region of Lolium rigidum isolate FL_2022 unplaced genomic scaffold, APGP_CSIRO_Lrig_0.1 contig_30536_1, whole genome shotgun sequence contains the following coding sequences:
- the LOC124680919 gene encoding putative disease resistance protein RGA4, with translation MAELGGMLAAAILKVVGDQIGSAIKAEITLQNNFDRELKKMQMALESVEAVLKVAERQSITDEPTLLWLKRLKGAMYVISDMIDEFEADTQAITQPSARKFSFKKYLATMIPYLTVGPKITMANKMEKMREDLEVITDQHDKFKLTEGTSANDAKVTGIWETTSTVETQIVGRTEDKDEIFASLSERMAEEITILSICGIGGIGKSTMAKMVYNSSQFKEYSQVWVYVSQKFDLKKIGNSIISQLSEKGKESGYTRMEMVHKSLQNILTDKKILIVLDDLWEGEEFPLESLMDMLRVGKGGNVVVIVTTRDESIAKKISTIKPYKLAPLSDDMCWSIIKQKSAFESRGDKEQLEKIGKVIALKCGGVALAAKALGHMLQSMKFSEWENLCFAYCAIFPKGHKIIKDDLIHQWVSLGFSTWQLGERYISQLLALSFLEHLKSPSTIELYDEDMTLLTMHDLVHDLARSVMDDEILVVGKCVNIQGRCYHYALLDDCSKPLGLESSKIRALHFADCDKIKLHDAAFSSAKSLRVLDLSECSIHKLPYSIGVLKQLRYLNAPRVQDAIIPNSITRLSKLMYLSLHGSSRIFSLPESIGEIEGLAYLDLSGCSGIEKLPESFGRLKELVHLDFANCSCVGGISAFLCSLTQLKYLNLSYCPNIGELPEALGGLSELQYLNLSFSSYLECFEEAEVLGGLTKLEYLNLSSEYCHLEKLPEALSTFIQLKYLNLSGCRLMAKLPRLFGRLKNLVHLDLSYCCLIEHLTEALVGLTNLQYLSLLTTFVSLLPDDLTKLRLPQLTSGSLSLPHFVVQAGDGDSSSNLVLLQHTDPAVLEITKLENVKSAGEAQRIKLMEKQSLEDLKLEWIGDVERFVDDKMLLENLLPPSTLKKLKICGYNGVSFPAWLVNQVPNLENLVLRGMASLVEWNMSYSSGEEHVIERLEIHDCPMLRMKPLPPKCKCLLISNSDNVLSSWEECTVSDTNGSYSSPITTELSVKHCMVPLYQWRLIQYFFGLTVLSIENCSDLTGSADTIQHLSSLEKLYLQDQDQEELPKWMGELTSLQGLTMERCKWLKGFNENMRQLTQLKSLYLSKCTSISLPHWLGELTSLKELTIKECDVLRNLPESIQLLTNLRVLAISCCPKLKFVIEPEEGKIKLTHNQERGIRSLPWGIQQLTNLKALYIRGCPELYQWCQSEENKMKLLHIGYKVIKIHACAEYDTQLKATIRLAFFTT, from the exons ATGGCAGAGCTCGGCGGCATGCTTGCGGCTGCCATCCTCAAGGTGGTGGGCGACCAGATTGGTTCTGCGATCAAAGCTGAGATCACGCTGCAGAATAACTTTGACAGGGAGCTGAAGAAGATGCAGATGGCTCTGGAGTCTGTCGAGGCTGTACTCAAGGTCGCCGAGAGGCAATCCATCACTGATGAACCAACCCTATTATGGCTGAAGCGGCTTAAGGGCGCCATGTATGTCATCTCGGACATGATTGATGAGTTCGAGGCTGATACACAAGCCATCACCCAGCCATCTGCTCGGAAG TTCTCTTTCAAAAAATATTTGGCAACTATGATCCCTTATCTCACAGTTGGTCCAAAAATTACAATGGCCAATAAGATGGAGAAGATGAGGGAGGATTTGGAAGTGATAACAGATCAACACGATAAATTCAAATTAACAGAAGGCACTAGTGCCAATGACGCGAAGGTTACAGGTATATGGGAAACCACGTCAACCGTAGAGACACAGATTGTTGGAAGGACTGAAGATAAAGATGAAATATTTGCTTCCTTATCAGAGAGGATGGCTGAAGAGATCACAATTCTTTCCATTTGTGGAATTGGAGGCATTGGCAAGTCAACAATGGCAAAAATGGTTTACAATAGTTCCCAGTTCAAAGAATACTCTCAGGTGTGGGTTTATGTGTCCCAGAAATTTGATCTAAAGAAAATTGGAAATTCTATAATATCACAACTGTCAGAGAAAGGGAAGGAGAGCGGGTACACTAGAATGGAGATGGTACATAAATCCCTTCAAAATATACTAACTGACAAGAAGATTCTGATTGTTTTAGATGACCTGTGGGAGGGTGAGGAATTTCCTTTGGAAAGCCTGATGGACATGCTAAGGGTCGGCAAGGGCGGTAATGTGGTTGTTATTGTAACCACACGTGATGAGAGTATTGCAAAGAAAATCTCTACCATCAAACCATACAAATTAGCACCATTGAGTGATGACATGTGTTGGTCCATAATAAAGCAAAAGAGTGCATTCGAATCTAGAGGCGACAAAGAACAATTAGAGAAAATAGGGAAAGTCATTGCACTCAAGTGTGGTGGTGTGGCTCTAGCAGCTAAAGCACTTGGACACATGCTACAATCTATGAAGTTTAGTGAATGGGAAAAT CTCTGCTTTGCATATTGCGCAATATTTCCAAAAGGTCACAAGATAATTAAAGATGATCTTATTCACCAGTGGGTTTCTCTTGGTTTCTCTACTTGGCAGCTCGGTGAGAGATACATTAGTCAGCTTTTGGCACTCTCTTTTCTTGAACATTTGAAGTCACCATCG ACTATCGAACTATATGATGAAGATATGACATTGTTGACCATGCATGACCTGGTGCACGATTTAGCAAGATCAGTCATGGACGATGAAATACTTGTTGTTGGAAAATGCGTCAACATTCAGGGAAGATGCTACCACTATGCATTGCTCGATGATTGTAGTAAGCCATTGGGCTTGGAGTCATCCAAGATAAGGGCGCTTCATTTTGCAGACTGTGACAAAATTAAACTTCATGATGCGGCATTTTCATCTGCTAAGTCTCTTCGTGTTCTGGACTTAAGCGAGTGTTCCATACATAAGCTGCCATATTCTATTGGTGTTTTGAAGCAGTTGAGGTATCTTAATGCTCCTAGAGTCCAAGATGCAATCATTCCGAATAGTATCACCAGGCTCTCAAAGTTAATGTACCTCAGCCTTCATGGTTCTTCTAGAATTTTTTCTTTGCCAGAATCAATTGGAGAAATCGAAGGTCTGGCGTATCTTGATTTATCAGGTTGTTCTGGAATTGAAAAATTGCCAGAATCATTTGGGAGGCTAAAAGAATTAGTGCATCTAGATTTTGCAAATTGCTCTTGTGTTGGAGGTATATCTGCGTTCTTGTGCAGCCTCACGCAACTGAAATATTTGAATTTATCATACTGCCCAAATATTGGGGAGCTACCAGAAGCTCTGGGCGGATTATCTGAACTGCAGTATTTGAACTTATCATTCAGCTCATATCTTGAATGTTTCGAAGAAGCAGAAGTTCTGGGGGGGCTCACTAAACTCGAGTATTTGAACTTATCTTCCGAGTATTGTCATCTCGAAAAGCTCCCTGAAGCTTTGAGCACTTTCATTCAActaaagtatttgaacttatcagGTTGTCGACTTATGGCAAAATTGCCACGCTTATTTGGGCGTCTGAAAAATTTGGTGCATCTTGATTTATCTTACTGCTGTTTGATTGAACATTTAACGGAAGCTTTGGTTGGTCTAACAAATCTGCAATATTTGAGTTTACTCACTACATTTGTCAGCTTGCTGCCGGATGATTTGACCAAACTTCGGT TACCACAGCTCACTAGCGGTTCACTATCGTTGCCACACTTTGTGGTGCAAGCTGGTGATGGTGACTCTAGCAGCAACCTTGTCCTACTACAGCACACAGATCCTGCCGTACTGGAGATAACTAAACTTGAAAATGTGAAGTCTGCAGGAGAGGCACAACGTATAAAATTAATGGAAAAGCAAAGCCTGGAAGACTTGAAACTGGAGTGGATTGGAGATGTCGAGAGGTTTGTGGATGACAAGATGCTGTTGGAAAATCTACTGCCACCAAGCACATTGAAGAAGTTGAAGATATGTGGTTATAATGGTGTCAGCTTTCCAGCCTGGCTAGTGAACCAAGTACCAAACCTAGAAAATTTGGTTCTGAGAGGTATGGCAAGCCTGGTTGAGTGGAACATGTCATATTCCAGTGGTGAAGAGCACGTGATTGAGAGACTGGAAATACATGATTGCCCCATGTTAAGGATGAAACCGCTTCCACCAAAATGTAAATGTTTATTGATATCGAACAGTGATAATGTGTTATCATCATGGGAAGAGTGTACTGTGTCAGACACCAATGGTTCCTATTCTTCTCCAATAACCACTGAGCTGTCAGTTAAACACTGCATGGTACCTCTGTATCAGTGGAGGTTGATTCAATACTTCTTTGGCCTCACTGTTTTGTCCATTGAAAATTGCAGTGATCTAACCGGCTCAGCGGACACCATCCAACATCTCTCCTCTTTGGAGAAACTGTACCTGCAAGACCAAGACCAAGAAGAACTTCCAAAATGGATGGGTGAGCTCACATCTCTACAGGGTCTGAcaatggaaagatgcaaatggctAAAAGGGTTTAACGAGAACATGAGGCAACTCACACAGCTAAAATCACTGTACTTGTCGAAGTGCACGAGCATATCACTGCCTCATTGGTTAGGCGAATTAACCTCTCTCAAGGAACTCACCATAAAGGAGTGTGATGTCTTGAGAAATTTGCCGGAAAGCATACAGCTACTCACCAACCTCCGAGTTCTGGCAATTAGTTGCTGCCCTAAACTAAAGTTTGTGATTGAACCAGAGGAGGGGAAGATAAAGCTCACTCATAACCAAGAAAGG GGTATAAGGTCTTTGCCTTGGGGCATACAACAACTCACCAACCTCAAAGCACTATACATTCGTGGTTGCCCTGAACTATACCAGTGGTGTCAATCAGAGGAGAACAAGATGAAGCTACTTCACATAGGATACAAA GTGATTAAGATACATGCTTGTGCTGAGTATGACACACAACTGAAAGCAACAATTCGTTTAGCATTTTTTACAACATGA